The following are encoded in a window of Impatiens glandulifera chromosome 5, dImpGla2.1, whole genome shotgun sequence genomic DNA:
- the LOC124939109 gene encoding keratin, type I cytoskeletal 10-like — protein sequence MDVSTNHADTDEQAAALLIEFGNLSAEERCLLAQPLVEQNKEPVQENTSLEEEEIIQELVQALVTQEEEIVEEIVQTPNEKEVVKSPMVRIGEAQEKEAEVSQPEIIRSEGEPSTDKDAEEESSSSEREQYQNARTVKPLPFPDINAGNLYENILNSLDIKSNLYERFQRVEEELEEEERNRTRNESEKDEPEQSLQIHTEVNPIQSMEVDSQDNSSNEGSSVDGTKLLKLMISLLTSLQKNVITMGSNMLFSRQSELMSLEKQINLDNHREVMESMELFKSQMIEIQGSLRRSDGERLEYADSIARNFKRKRMRMLLLKKNKLVSPKVSPVEEVTVPTKGGGGRSGGDRRGRSNSGGRGGQSGSDRGGRTSGGVRGGRSSGSGRGGRALPPFRNLLTGQEMLGEAMSYEGTHFPIDPRFLKVVMCDG from the exons ATGGATGTCTCTACTAATCATGCTGATACAGATGAGCAAGCTGCTGCTCTTCTGATAGAATTTGGAAATCTTTCTGCAGAAGAAAGATGTTTACTAGCTCAACCCCTTGTCGAGCAAAATAAGGAACCCGTTCAAGAGAATACAtccttagaagaagaagagattattCAAGAGCTGGTCCAAGCTCTTGTaactcaagaggaagaaattgttgagGAGATCGTTCAAACTCCTAATGAAAAAGAGGTAGTGAAATCCCCTATGGTCAGAATAGGGGAAGCTCAAGAAAAAGAGGCTGAAGTTAGTCAGCCTGAgattatcagatctgagggggaaccttcAACTGACAAAGATGCcgaagaagagagttcctcatctgagagGGAACAATATCAAAATGCTAGAACTGTCAAACCTCTACCATTTCCTGATATTAATGCTGGTAACCTCTATGAAAATATTCTCAATTCTCTTGACATCAAGAGTAATctgtatgaaagatttcagagagtAGAAGAggagttggaagaagaagagcggAATCGAACTAGAAATGAGTCTGAGAAGGATGAACCTGAGCAATCCCTGCAAATTCACACTGAAGTTAACCCTATTCAGAGCATGGAAGTAGATTCACAAGATaattcatctaatgaaggatcCTCTGTTGATGGTACCAAGCTTCTCAAGTTGATGATATCTCTACTTAcctctcttcagaagaatgtgATAACTATGGGATCAAATATG CTCTTCAGTCGTCAATCAGAACTGATGAGtcttgaaaaacaaataaatcttGATAATCATCGTGAGGTCATGGAATCAATGGAATTATTTAAGAGTCAGATGATTGAAATTCAAGGTAGCCTGAGAAGATCTGATGGTGAAAGGTTGGAGTATGCCGACTCCATTGCAAGAAATTtcaagagaaagagaatgcgAATGCTGCTGCTGAAAAAGAACAAACTCGTATCACCCAAGGTGAGCCCAGTAGAAGAGGTGACGGT GCCAACTAAaggaggtggaggtcgaagcggtggtgatcgcaGAGGCCGAAGCAATAGTGGTGGTCGTGGTGGGCAATCTGGTAGTGATCGCGGAGGTCGTACCAGTGGCGGTGTTCGTGGTGGGAGATCTAGTGGAagtggtcgtggtggtcgcgctCTTCCTCCTTTTCGCAATTTGTTAACCGGTCAAGAGATGCTGGGTGAAGCGATGAGCTATGAAGGAACTCATTTTCCTatcgatcctcga TTTTTGAAAGTGGTTATGTGTGACGGATGA